One window of the Rhinoraja longicauda isolate Sanriku21f chromosome 2, sRhiLon1.1, whole genome shotgun sequence genome contains the following:
- the xrcc2 gene encoding DNA repair protein XRCC2 isoform X1, with protein sequence MTSDFRQRESGTELLARLKGRSSLKHLEPRLFSEEGLLNHGNTVEFHGPEGTGKTEMLYHLVASCILPESKGGLQVEVVFVDTECHFDMLRLVTILEHCLAQSTEESVKQCLGRLFLVHCSSSAQLLLLFQSLESMVCSHPALCLLIVDSMSAFYWIDRLSGAESFSQQEANLRRCVECLENLLSEYQLVLIATTQALMRGRDPEAARPDGAVAARQPPMAEFKPYLCKSWQKLVKHRFVFSKNTTVDNKQEFAAVSLQPRSNIVNRCCFIITDGGVQFL encoded by the exons ATGACCAGCGACTTCCGACAGCGGGAGTCGGGCACCGAG CTGCTTGCCCGACTCAAAGGAAGAAGTTCTCTGAAGCATCTTGAGCCACGGCTTTTTTCTGAGGAAGGGTTGCTAAACCATG GAAATACGGTGGAGTTCCATGGCCCAGAAGGAACAGGAAAGACAGAAATGCTTTATCACCTGGTGGCATCTTGTATCCTCCCCGAATCGAAGGGTGGGCTCCAGGTTGAGGTGGTCTTTGTTGACACAGAATGTCATTTCGACATGCTTCGCCTCGTCACCATTCTGGAGCATTGTTTAGCGCAGAGCACGGAGGAGTCAGTTAAACAGTGCCTGGGCCGCCTGTTCCTCGTCCACTGCAGCAGCAGCGCCCAGCTCCTGCTGCTCTTCCAATCGCTGGAGAGCATGGTCTGCAGCCATCCTGCTCTCTGCCTGCTGATTGTGGACAGCATGTCTGCTTTCTACTGGATTGACAGACTGAGCGGTGCGGAGAGCTTCAGCCAGCAGGAAGCCAACCTCCGGCGCTGCGTCGAGTGCCTGGAGAATCTGCTGAGCGAGTACCAGCTAGTGTTAATCGCAACCACACAGGCCCTGATGCGCGGGCGAGATCCTGAGGCAGCCAGGCCAGATGGAGCTGTTGCAGCTCGGCAGCCACCGATGGCAGAATTTAAACCATATCTGTGTAAATCATGGCAAAAACTGGTCAAGCATAGGTTTGTTTTCTCAAAAAACACCACGGTGGACAACAAGCAAGAATTTGCTGCTGTTTCTCTCCAGCCAAGAAGCAACATTGTGAACAGGTGCTGCTTTATTATTACAGATGGTGGGGTCCAGTTTCTTTAA
- the xrcc2 gene encoding DNA repair protein XRCC2 isoform X2 — MLYHLVASCILPESKGGLQVEVVFVDTECHFDMLRLVTILEHCLAQSTEESVKQCLGRLFLVHCSSSAQLLLLFQSLESMVCSHPALCLLIVDSMSAFYWIDRLSGAESFSQQEANLRRCVECLENLLSEYQLVLIATTQALMRGRDPEAARPDGAVAARQPPMAEFKPYLCKSWQKLVKHRFVFSKNTTVDNKQEFAAVSLQPRSNIVNRCCFIITDGGVQFL, encoded by the coding sequence ATGCTTTATCACCTGGTGGCATCTTGTATCCTCCCCGAATCGAAGGGTGGGCTCCAGGTTGAGGTGGTCTTTGTTGACACAGAATGTCATTTCGACATGCTTCGCCTCGTCACCATTCTGGAGCATTGTTTAGCGCAGAGCACGGAGGAGTCAGTTAAACAGTGCCTGGGCCGCCTGTTCCTCGTCCACTGCAGCAGCAGCGCCCAGCTCCTGCTGCTCTTCCAATCGCTGGAGAGCATGGTCTGCAGCCATCCTGCTCTCTGCCTGCTGATTGTGGACAGCATGTCTGCTTTCTACTGGATTGACAGACTGAGCGGTGCGGAGAGCTTCAGCCAGCAGGAAGCCAACCTCCGGCGCTGCGTCGAGTGCCTGGAGAATCTGCTGAGCGAGTACCAGCTAGTGTTAATCGCAACCACACAGGCCCTGATGCGCGGGCGAGATCCTGAGGCAGCCAGGCCAGATGGAGCTGTTGCAGCTCGGCAGCCACCGATGGCAGAATTTAAACCATATCTGTGTAAATCATGGCAAAAACTGGTCAAGCATAGGTTTGTTTTCTCAAAAAACACCACGGTGGACAACAAGCAAGAATTTGCTGCTGTTTCTCTCCAGCCAAGAAGCAACATTGTGAACAGGTGCTGCTTTATTATTACAGATGGTGGGGTCCAGTTTCTTTAA